Genomic DNA from Pseudoalteromonas sp. MM1:
GTTATTTGTTATGAGTAAAGAAGCGCCAACAAATAATGGCGTTATGTTTTTAGGCGGAGGAGAAAGCTCTGATGCTCATCATATTTCGGCGCCAGATCCAAGTGGTAAAGGTGCTAAAGCGGCAATGAAAGCAGCTCTGGACGATGCTGACTTATTACCTAGTGATATTGACTATATAAATGCACACGGCACAGCAACAATTAAAAATGACGAAATGGAAGCCCTTGCAATTAATAGTGTGTTTGGCAACAATACACCGCTTAGCTCCAGTAAGTACTTAACTGGGCACACTTTAGGTGCTGCGGGCGCAATTGAAGCGGGGATCTGCTGGCTATTACTCAGAGGAAGTGGCGACATTACTTTGCCATATAATAAGTCCACAAAAACAAATAAGCTGGCTGATGTTAATATTATAAGGCATGCAAGTACGGCTAAATTAAATTACTGTTTATCAAACTCATTTGCGTTTGGTGGTAATAATGCAAGTTTAATTTTAGGTACTCATAATGAATAATTATTCTATAGAGCAAGTTGTACCTCATGATTCACCTATGATTTTAATTGATCAGCTAGTTGATTATAGTGACGAAAATGCAACCTGCTCTGTGACTATTACACCTCAAAGCCCTTTTTATAGTGAGCAAATTGAGGGAGTGCCAAGTTACATTGGTGTTGAGTATATGGCTCAGTCTATTGCGGCTTATGCGGGGGCTTTAGCTAAGGATATTAATGAAGCTGTTAAAATCGGTTTTTTAATCGGTACTCGAAAATATAAAACACATCAGGCCACATTTTACAAAAGCAGCACATTGACTATTTTTGTTCAAAAGCTTTACCAAGAAGAATCTGGATTAAGTGTGTTTGAATGCCAGATAACTGAAAATAAAAAAATACTTTGTGATGCAAAAATAAATGTATTTCAGCCAGAAAATCCGCTGAAATTTATAAGAGAAAACCAATGAAAAAAAGAATTTTAGTGACCGGTTCTAGCCGGGGTATAGGCAAGGCTATTGCACTTAAACTTGCAACTCAAGGCTATGACATTGCAGTTCATTGCAGAAATGGTTTAGAGCAAGCACAACAAACCTGTGAAGAAATACACGCACTAGGACAAAGTACAACACTATTACAGTTTGACGTATGTGATAGAGCTTCAGCAAAACAACAAATTGAACAAGATATTACAGACAACGGTGCTTACTACGGTGTTGTGTGTAACGCCGGAATTACCAACGATATGGCTTTTCCTGCAATGCAGGGTGATGATTGGGATAGCGTAATTAGGACGGGGTTAGATGGTTTTTATAATGTTGTGCACCCAACCGTCATGCCCATGGTACAAACTCGAAAAGGTGGACGCATTATTACTATGGCTTCAGTGTCGGGTATTGCGGGCAACCGAGGACAAGTAAATTACAGCGCAGCGAAAGCAGGTATTATTGGTGCAACTAAAGCACTGTCGCTTGAACTTGCTAAACGAAAAATTACAGTTAATTGCGTAGCTCCTGGATTAATTGAAACAGCAATGACTGATGAACTGCCTGTTGATGATATGATGAAAATGATTCCGCTTAAACGTATGGGTACAGTGAATGAAGTTGCTGGCACGGTTGCATTTTTAATGTCTGATGATGCTGCATACATTACTCGCCAAGTTATTTCAGTTAACGGCGGGATGGTGTAATGAAACGTGTTGTAGTTACAGGGATGTCGGTTATAACCGCATTAGGTGATGATTGGGATGAATTTAAAAGCGCATTGATTAATGGTGAAAATGCCGTTGTTACTATGAATGAGTGGGAGAAAGCTGATGGGCTTAATACGCGGCTAGCTGCCCCAATCACTCATTTTGAAAAGCCTAGCCATTATAAGCGTAAGCAAATTCGTTCAATGGGGCGAGTGGCACTGATGTCAACGCGTGCAACTGAGCGTGCGCTTGAGCAAGCTGATTTACTTGACCATAAAAGTCTTACCGATGGCTCTACCGGTGTAGCATATGGCTCATCCACCGGCTCAACTCCGCCGCTTCTCGCATTTGCCAATATGATGGAAAGTGGTTCAATGTCTGGTGTTACAGCGACCAGTTATATTCAAATGATGGCGCATACTGCGCCAGTTAACGTTGGTGTTTTTTTTGGTATAAAAGGGCGGGTAATAACCACAAGTTCGGCATGTACATCTGGCTCCCAAGGTATTGGCTACGCTTATGAGGCAATTAAGTTTGGTCGTCAAAAAGTAATGGTAGCAGGGGGAGCTGAAGAACTTTGTATTACGGAAGCGGCAGTTTTCGATACGCTTTATGCGACAAGTATTAAAAATGACACCCCTAAAAATACACCACGCCCATTTGATAAAAGCCGTGACGGTTTAGTTATTGGTGAAGGCGCCGGTACCTTAATACTTGAAGAGTATGAACATGCTAAAGCTAGAGGGGCAAATATATTAGCGGAGGTTGTTGGTTTTGGCTGTAACTCAGACGGCCAACATGTCACTCAACCATCTTCAGATACCATGCAAATTGCTATTGAAATGGCACTGCAAGATGCAAATTTAGCAGCCGACAAAATAGGTTATGTTAATGCTCATGGAACCTCAACTGATAGAGGCGATATTGCTGAATCACATGCAACATTTAACGCCTTAGGTGCCAAACCAATTAGCTCTTTAAAAAGTTATTTAGGGCATACTTTAGGCGCGTGTGGCGCAATTGAAGCATGGGCTAGTATTAATATGATGAGGGATAATTGGTTTGCGCCTACAATAAACTTAACAGAGGTAGATGCTGATTGCGCTGAACTAGATTACATTCAGTCTCAAGGCCGTGAAATTAACACCGATTATGTAATGAGTAATAATTTTGCATTTGGGGGTATTAATACTTCTTTGATTTTTAAGCGCTATAAATCAGCTTAAATTTTCTAATAATGAGGATTCACTAACTGTTTTCTCATTTTTGCTGTATAATTTGCGACCCTTGATAAATGTGGCCGCAGGTTATACAGCATGAATTTTAAATCTTTTAGTTTTTCCCCTGAACTTATTCAGGCGTTAGACGAACTTAATTACCACACCCTTACGCCCATTCAGCGTTCAGCTATTCCAGCTGTTCGTAAAGGTAAAGACGTTTTAGCAAGTGCCCAAACCGGCACGGGTAAAACGGCAGCGTTTGCTTTACCTATCATCCAAAAATTAGTTGAATCTGAGCTAAGCACAAGCAATGCTCCGCACGCGTTAGTGCTTGCGCCAACGCGTGAGCTGGCAGAGCAAATAGCAAATAACTTTAAAGCCTATGCAAAACATACTCCTTTAAAAGTAGTGAGCCTATTTGGCGGTGTTAATACCGCAGGCCAAGCAAATGCACTTAAAGACGGCGTAGATGTTGTAGTTGCAACCCCAGGGCGTTTACTTGATCATATTCGTTTAGGTAATTTAAGCCTAGCAAGTGTTAAACACTTAGTACTTGATGAAGCCGACCGTATGCTTGATATGGGCTTTATTGAAGACATGCAAAGTGTAATTAAAAGCTGTGATGAACAGCGCCAAATTTTACTTTTCTCGGCTACCTTCCCCGCAGCTATTAAGCAGTTTGCAGCAAAAGTACTAAAACAGCCTGAAATTGTTCGTGTTGATCAAACCAACAGTACAGCAAGTACGGTACAGCATGTTGTTTACCCAGTCGAAGAGCGACGTAAGCAAGAGCTACTTTCTGAGCTTATTGGTAAAAAGAACTGGCAACAGGTACTTGTGTTTGTAAACATGAAAGAAACGGCGGATGAGCTGGTTAAAGAGCTTAACCTTGATGGTATTCCTGCTACCGTATGTCATGGTGATAAATCGCAAGGTAACCGCCGACGTGCACTTCGTGAATTTAAAGAAGGCAAAGTACGTGTTTTAGTGGCTACCGAAGTTGCTGCACGTGGTATTGATATTGAAGGCTTACCACGAGTCATTAATATTGATTTACCGTGGCTTGCAGAAGATTACGTTCACCGCATTGGCCGTACAGGTCGTGCTGGCAACCAAGGCCAAGCTATTTCGTTTGTAAGCCGCGAAGAAGAAAACACTTTATTTGAAATAGAGTCGTTAATTGGCCAAAAAATCAAGCGTGTTTACTTAGAGGGCTATGAAGTAAGTAGCCGTGAAGTACTTATTGATAAAATAGGTAAAAAGCCAGCGCATTTACGTCGTAGCCGTACTAATAAGCCAACAGGCCAAGCAACAGGCGAAGCACGTGCGGTAAATCGTTCACGTATTTCAAATGTGCGTAAAAGCTTAAAAGGTGCCAAACTTACCCTTAAAAAGTAAGTTTACAAATTTTAGCACCTATAAAAAACCTGAGTTTACTCAGGTTTTTTTATGCTTTAATGTAACCCAAGGTTTAAA
This window encodes:
- a CDS encoding hotdog family protein, coding for MNNYSIEQVVPHDSPMILIDQLVDYSDENATCSVTITPQSPFYSEQIEGVPSYIGVEYMAQSIAAYAGALAKDINEAVKIGFLIGTRKYKTHQATFYKSSTLTIFVQKLYQEESGLSVFECQITENKKILCDAKINVFQPENPLKFIRENQ
- the fabG gene encoding 3-oxoacyl-ACP reductase FabG, with translation MKKRILVTGSSRGIGKAIALKLATQGYDIAVHCRNGLEQAQQTCEEIHALGQSTTLLQFDVCDRASAKQQIEQDITDNGAYYGVVCNAGITNDMAFPAMQGDDWDSVIRTGLDGFYNVVHPTVMPMVQTRKGGRIITMASVSGIAGNRGQVNYSAAKAGIIGATKALSLELAKRKITVNCVAPGLIETAMTDELPVDDMMKMIPLKRMGTVNEVAGTVAFLMSDDAAYITRQVISVNGGMV
- a CDS encoding beta-ketoacyl-ACP synthase, with the protein product MKRVVVTGMSVITALGDDWDEFKSALINGENAVVTMNEWEKADGLNTRLAAPITHFEKPSHYKRKQIRSMGRVALMSTRATERALEQADLLDHKSLTDGSTGVAYGSSTGSTPPLLAFANMMESGSMSGVTATSYIQMMAHTAPVNVGVFFGIKGRVITTSSACTSGSQGIGYAYEAIKFGRQKVMVAGGAEELCITEAAVFDTLYATSIKNDTPKNTPRPFDKSRDGLVIGEGAGTLILEEYEHAKARGANILAEVVGFGCNSDGQHVTQPSSDTMQIAIEMALQDANLAADKIGYVNAHGTSTDRGDIAESHATFNALGAKPISSLKSYLGHTLGACGAIEAWASINMMRDNWFAPTINLTEVDADCAELDYIQSQGREINTDYVMSNNFAFGGINTSLIFKRYKSA
- a CDS encoding DEAD/DEAH box helicase produces the protein MNFKSFSFSPELIQALDELNYHTLTPIQRSAIPAVRKGKDVLASAQTGTGKTAAFALPIIQKLVESELSTSNAPHALVLAPTRELAEQIANNFKAYAKHTPLKVVSLFGGVNTAGQANALKDGVDVVVATPGRLLDHIRLGNLSLASVKHLVLDEADRMLDMGFIEDMQSVIKSCDEQRQILLFSATFPAAIKQFAAKVLKQPEIVRVDQTNSTASTVQHVVYPVEERRKQELLSELIGKKNWQQVLVFVNMKETADELVKELNLDGIPATVCHGDKSQGNRRRALREFKEGKVRVLVATEVAARGIDIEGLPRVINIDLPWLAEDYVHRIGRTGRAGNQGQAISFVSREEENTLFEIESLIGQKIKRVYLEGYEVSSREVLIDKIGKKPAHLRRSRTNKPTGQATGEARAVNRSRISNVRKSLKGAKLTLKK